From Microcaecilia unicolor chromosome 11, aMicUni1.1, whole genome shotgun sequence, the proteins below share one genomic window:
- the LOC115480952 gene encoding acidic leucine-rich nuclear phosphoprotein 32 family member B-like, protein MEMKKRLNLELRNRKPAEVKELVLDNCRSDDGKIIGLSADFENLEFLSMINVNLVSVSNLPKLGKLRKLELSDNRISGGLEVLAERTPNLTHLNLSGNKIKDINTLEPLKKLPNLRSLDLFNCEVTMLNNYRESVFELLPQLTYLDGFDADDQEAPDSDPEADGLDDEYDENGEEGEEDEEDEEEEELDEDAIDDEDEDELDGEEEEDGVDDEVS, encoded by the exons GTGAAAGAGTTGGTTCTGGACAACTGCCGCTCAGATGATGGAAAGATCATTGGTCTTTCTGCTGACTTTGAGAACCTGGAGTTCCTCAGTATGATTAACGTCAATCTCGTGTCTGTCTCCAACCTACCGAAGCTTGGCAAACTGCGAAAG TTGGAGTTGAGCGACAACCGAATCTCTGGTGGCCTAGAGGTTCTAGCAGAGCGAACCCCAAATCTGACACACTTAAACTTGAGCGGCAACAAAATTAAAGACATCAACACGCTGGAGCCCCTG AAGAAATTGCCGAACTTGCGAAGCTTGGACCTTTTTAATTGCGAAGTGACAATGCTGAACAATTACCGGGAGAGCGTGTTTGAGCTTCTTCCTCAGCTCACATACCTGGATGGATTCGATGCAGATGACCAGGAAGCTCCTGACTCAGACCCAGAAGCTGATGGACTGGATGATGAATATGATGAAAACGGGGAAG AGGGTGAGGAAGACGAAGAagatgaggaggaagaggagctaGATGAGGATGCCATTGATGATGAAGATGAAGATGAGCTagatggagaggaagaggaggatggtgTAGATGATGAGGTGAGTTGA